The following proteins come from a genomic window of Etheostoma spectabile isolate EspeVRDwgs_2016 unplaced genomic scaffold, UIUC_Espe_1.0 scaffold00007798, whole genome shotgun sequence:
- the LOC116678700 gene encoding galactose-specific lectin nattectin: protein MASGVPLALLLCLSIGLLAPSCRGETNPTCPGPCPLGWTQFNSRCFSFNFQGKSWIDAENFCKAAGGNLASVHSEEEQVFLKTFIKQVSGEYRRTWIGGSDSVQEGVWMWSDGSTLDYKRWILGQPDNYSGNEDCLEMNFLGKNQQHMKHLVF, encoded by the exons atggcgtcaggcgtTCCGTTAGCTTTGTTGCTCTGTTTGTCCATCGGACTGTTGGCTCCATCT TGTCGTGGAGAAACTAACCCCACCTGCCCAG GTCCCTGTCCTCTTGGTTGGACTCAGTTCAACTCTCGctgtttcagtttcaacttcCAGGGAAAGAGTTGGATCGATGCCGAG AACTTCTGCAAGGCCGCCGGTGGGAATCTGGCTTCAGTCCACTCAGAAGAGGAACAGGTGTTCCTCAAAACCTTCATTAAGCAAGTGAGCGGTGAATACAGACGGACTTGGATCGGAGGCTCTGACTCAGTGCAG GAGGGCGTGTGGATGTGGTCTGATGGATCCACATTAGACTACAAACGCTGGATTTTGGGGCAGCCTGACAACTACAGTGGAAATGAGGACTGCCTTGAGATGAACTTTCTGGGTAAAAACCAACAACATATGAAACATCTTGTCTTTTAA